DNA sequence from the Methanolobus psychrophilus R15 genome:
ACACTGTAAATTACAATTCTGAGGATGGAATTGACATTGAAGAATCATATGATATTCTTCTAATTGACAATATTGTAAATTGCAATTCCGAAATTGGAATTACTATGTATAATACAAATGACAGCACTCTCACCAACAATACGGCAAACGAAAATGCCTGGGCTGGTATTTATTTGCATCAAACTTTTAACATTACATTAATGGATAACACTGCAGATGATAGCACAGGTGCTTATAGTATTGCTGCAATCCAAAGGCAGGACATTGAACCTCAAAATATGGACCGGTTGAGTAATTACGATATTAAAAGGCACTCAAAAAGTACTATCAATGAAGTCCTCTCAGATGATTCGATGTCTGTTATGGGTAGCGATAGCACCTCATATGGATTAGGAATTGATCATTCAGACAACATAACGTTATCAAATACCCACGCAACCGGCAATGATTGTCAACTGCGTGCATATAGATCTGAAAATCTCATAGTTGGCAATATAATAATAACTGACGAATCTGCAGGCATTTCTTTTGCTGGAAACTTTTATGATATAAGTCTAAGCGAAAGATTTTCAGCTCCTGCACCCCCATCAGGAAAAACGAATGTCAATGGTTATGTGAATTTATCTTATTCAGGATATGAATCACTGGGCATAAGTGGATATAGTGGTCCCGGTAGCATGAACATCACATTATCCTACGATGATCCCGGAATGAGCAGCGCAGAAGAGTCCTCAATAGCCCTGTTCAACCTTAATGGCAGCACATGGGTAAGGGTACCAAATGTTACACTCAGCACTAGTAATAACTGTGTTTCAGCAACCGTTACTGGATATGGAGTTGTTGATCTTGATTCAATCATGATCTCTTACCCTACTGCTGAGATAACATTAGCACTTTTCAAGGACTCAGAAAGAACCGGTAGTTCCGGCAGTTCCGTTATCGCAAGGGAAAGAAGTCAGGGAACTATAACCGATCTGCCCCAGGGAGATGATAGAGGACTGACCAAAGATACTGTTGTTAAATCCTCAGATTCAACCACCACCCTGACACTATTCACGGGAACAAAGGCCCTTGATCCATTAGGCAACCCTGTGAACAGTATCATAGTAACTACTCCATCCTCCCTGCCTTCAGACACTCCAAGAGAGGTGATCGAATCTGGTCTCTATTTCAGGTTCGGTCCGTCAGGAACCACGTTCAGCCAGGATGTGATGATCACAATGGACTTCGACCCTGCAGACTTTGAAGGCAGGACTCCTGTGATCTACACATACACATCTGAAGATGGCTGGATCGCCCTGGAAACAACCGTAGACTGGGAAAATGGCAGAGCAACAGCTTATATCAGTCATTTCTCATTGTATGCACTCTTTGGAACAGAGGCCGGGGAAACAACAGTGATAGTAGCTGAAACTCAGGGAGCAGATATCACTGCTCCTGCTGTACAGGAAGAAGAAATACCTGCCGAAAACGAAAGCAGTTCCACCTACCTTTACTGGATAGTTGGTCTGACTATCGTCCTAATCCTGGCTGTTGCAGTTGTTAGACAGAAAAAGAAAGATGGAGGGCTCTAAGCTCTCTACTCTCATTTTTAAAGACAGAGTACGCTGTATGTTGCTCTAAGCATTCGTGACATAAGGGATATTTACAGGACATATACACTGCCATGGAGGCGGCCAAATACTTTGTCATTGGGATTTTAGACTCTCTGTTTTGTATTTTACATGAACATATTTAATTTTTAGAAGAGCAGTACTTTTAAGATTATTCTTTTACAATTTGTGCCTGGATACCGGGAATCCCTACAGCTCCAAAAAGAACTATAACTATAAGGTCATGTGGAATACAGGCTGAACAATTACAAGATACAATTACATGAGCACTGCTTCAGGCCAGCGCCTAACAGATGATACAAAGCAGGCATGCTTTGAAAGTGCCTGGATCGGAAAAATTGCCGGAAAAATACAATGATACCTGCCGAAACCCTTGCTATTATCTTTGGACTTACAGCTGCATTATCATGGGGTGCAGGTGATTTTGTAGGAGGGTGTGCTACCAGGCGGACAAGTGCTTATTCTGTGGTCCTGGTCACGCAGATCATGGGCATCATTACATTCCCAATCCTCGCATTTGCATTTTCAGAAAGCCTGCCTCCATCGAACAATCTTATGTGGGGTGCTTTTGCAGGATTTTTTGGAGCTGCCGGGTTGATAGCACTATACATAGGTCTGGCCAAAGGAAAAATGAGCATAGTTGCTCCTCTGGCTGCAGTAATATCGGTGGTCACACCTGTAATATATTCAGGTCT
Encoded proteins:
- a CDS encoding cell surface protein, which produces MAKMNLKKPYFSKCLIFFLIVSACIATASADTLTLTVGEGKDYLNISEALSNATSGSIILVSDGIYNESIIVDKEVVIRSENGSASTIIQPESGISIFNISANNVTIDGFNITNGTGSTVGILADYVSNCTIINNEISQHWDGIIAWNSNNITLMNNSLSSNLISILLIDSINCTLRNNTMSSTSYNFGVLTSESDNLEYYLHNIDSSNQVNGKALYYLVNEANIEVPTDAGQVYAVNSQNITIRDLVVGNGLDGVALINTSNSTIENVTVSGCYEGILLFNSEYNLVRNVTAVDNDGGIHNHNSSNNMLLDNIVNDNSDGGIFVCESDYIALLGNGVSGNGDNGVSVWQSNYVMLLDNTVNFNADDGIDIEESNNVLFVGNTVNYNSEDGIDIEESYDILLIDNIVNCNSEIGITMYNTNDSTLTNNTANENAWAGIYLHQTFNITLMDNTADDSTGAYSIAAIQRQDIEPQNMDRLSNYDIKRHSKSTINEVLSDDSMSVMGSDSTSYGLGIDHSDNITLSNTHATGNDCQLRAYRSENLIVGNIIITDESAGISFAGNFYDISLSERFSAPAPPSGKTNVNGYVNLSYSGYESLGISGYSGPGSMNITLSYDDPGMSSAEESSIALFNLNGSTWVRVPNVTLSTSNNCVSATVTGYGVVDLDSIMISYPTAEITLALFKDSERTGSSGSSVIARERSQGTITDLPQGDDRGLTKDTVVKSSDSTTTLTLFTGTKALDPLGNPVNSIIVTTPSSLPSDTPREVIESGLYFRFGPSGTTFSQDVMITMDFDPADFEGRTPVIYTYTSEDGWIALETTVDWENGRATAYISHFSLYALFGTEAGETTVIVAETQGADITAPAVQEEEIPAENESSSTYLYWIVGLTIVLILAVAVVRQKKKDGGL